GACGACCAGCGATATTATCAAAATTTATCCGCTTGAAATATAACTGATTTATGTCGCTTTATAGCAACGATTTTAATGGAAAATAATGTTAAGAAATCTCGCACGGGTTAACAAAATGAATATTCACCCAGCCAGCAACAGCTGAGAAGCGTCTGCCTAAACAATTTTCCTGGCTTAAGAGGTTCTCGTGTTTTCAGTGGAAGTTGCAAATTTCGCTGTCCGCGTTCTCATTAGATTAATTTCACACCAGTGCGTCAACTCGACAGTGAGGACCAAATTAAGTTTGGATAATGAGGGTCGGGCGAGGGTTAAATATTCAAGGGCCTCGTCGCCCGCCGATAGCGGGGGTGCGTTAATTGAATCTGTAATGAACTTTCTGTAGGACACACCGAGGACTATCACGTAATGCTGCAGAGCCTGGTTGAGAAACATCCGAGCACGAAGATCGTGTGCATCGGGTTCAGCTTGGGTGGCAACCTGGTGACCAAGTATTTAGGCGAACGGAGCTTGAATAAGTTGTCGAACATAATCGGTGGTATATCTATTTGTCAGGGATACAACGCCCTCGAGTAAGTACAATATTCTTGCAGCCAAAAATATTCCCCTAAATAATCCCGATCACTCTGTTTGAGGGCAAAGATGAAGCTCAGAGCAAGATTAATACGTTCGCGATCGACATTTTGTTTGGGAACTGCTGCTGGACTCCCAGCATTCTTGATTTAGCACTGACTATAGTAGAACAGTGCTAACATATGAAGAATCAGTGAATATTGTGATGTCTGTTTCACTTTTAACCCATCAAGCACACAGATTTTTTGTTGTACTCTAGATTGTAAAATCGTTCGATTGTTCTATGTGAAATTTGTGAACGTGTTACGCTCGGGATGTTAATGTCATCATTTTTGTGACTGTTGGGTTATCAACACGTTCACAGTTCACTGACACGTATGTGGGTCATTAGACTGCTGATCTGTGTGCATTTGTCGCGTGCAGATTGATGAAATCCGAAGGAATGCGTTTATTCAAGTTAATAATTCATGTACCCGATTTTTGTGAAAAGAGAATTTCGAATTGACGGATCGAGACCTCGTTTATCCTAATTTCTATGAACTGAACTGTGAAAACGGGGATTCGCATAGTAATCTGCAGTCATGATGACGTTGCATAGAATATAAGTGTGCAGTTCTTTGAGGACTGTTTTCTTTCGAGTCTGAACAGTGAACATGTTAAAGCAATTAGAAAAGACTGAATGTTTTCTGTAACCGAATCACCCATTGAAAATCAGATAGAAATGTATGTTTGGTTTTTGTGCAGAGGTACGAAGTTCCTACTCAACTGGCAAAACTTCCGGCGCTTTTACCTCTACATAATGTCGGAGTCGGTGAAAAGTATTATCCTTAAGCATAAGCACGTGTTACTATCCGAGGAAGTTAAGCAGAAGTATAacttgaacgaacgtgacatCGTTTCCGCGGCGACGCTGCCGGAACTTGACGAAGCGTACACGAGAAAGGTAAAGTTCACCTCAAAATGGCACAGGAAAAGAACATACTTCCATTGAGAAATGATAATTCACTATTTTTCTCTGTGAGACTATTTTCTTTTATACAACCCGTCCGTAAAGCATGCACGTAGATTAACTCTTATTGTTTATGAAACAGGTGCACAACTTCAGATCCGTGTCGGAAATGTACAAATGGAGTAGCTCTATTTTTTACCTCGACAACATTACGACACCTATGGTGTTCATCAACGCGTTGGACGACCCCATTGTACCTGAAAAATTGCTGGAGCCTATGAAGGAGCATGCCAGTAAGTGATCATTCAAATTCACCGCCAGAGATCATTATGGTTGTGTCCGAGGAACTGACCTTGATGGACCTTGCCGGATGTAGGTCATTGTCGTGGTTCCGTTACCAGAGAAACTTTACACACCGGTCACGTGGATCATGCTATCCACCTTAGAGTACTTTACTTTTTCTGTAATATTTGCATCACAAATAGCATTCGTTCTAGACCTTCAGAAAATAGTCTATTTATATCCATGTTTCACGACTGTAGCCCATTATTACGATAATGATAAGATATGTGACAGTAGTTTCTTTATTCTCGATTTACTTCTTAAGCCAAGCGCTCTTCATTTGCATTATTGTTCTTTTACTTGCAGCTACAATAAAGTTTGTGCAAATAGCGTGCATATATCTTTACTCAGAATTagtaaaaattgtatgaaattGATACGATATAGAGATTAACGACGATTCCTTTTGTTACAGAAAAACACCCGAACACAATATACATAGAACTGGCTCATGGGGGCCATCTAGGGTTCTACGAAGGTGGACTGCTCTACCCAAACCCCATAACCTGGCTGGACCGTACTCTGGTGTCTCTCGTGGGCTCCCTGACACTAGCCCACGCAGACAAGTCTCTGAAAGCCTCTTAACCGTATTCACAGTCATTGTCACGCTCACCTTGTAAGTAAATCATTCTCGGCGAGCGGCGACCGGTGCCGCTCATGTTCGTCGACCTAAACGTGACCATAACTCGCGTTCGATTCCGCTTCAAGCCCCCGAAATGCCGGTCCTGTGTACGCGACGAGCGCGAAACGATCGAACGAGATCGCCAAAAACCACTGGCTCGGGATCTACCGAGGAGTTATTTTTTGTAATCGCGAGATttagcgtcgcgacgcgacaaCAGAAGTTCAGTTTCAAGAGAGGAGAAGGCGTACACCGAATTTTTCAACACAGTCGTCGCCGGGCTTCGACCGGAAGTGAACGCCGCGGACACACTGGAACAGCAGAACAGTGGCACAACGATTTAGAtaggaatttctttcttctcaATGTTCTACGCATTGACGCTTTTTTACTCAGGGATCATCGATAGGACGATTTGATAAGAAAACGTTTGACAAAAAACGAAACAGGGAACCGAAGAGGTGCAATAtcaaaaagaataaggactctgtTAGTTTCCTTGCGACCGTATCAGAGAAAATTTGATGGCATTGCTGGTCACTTGCCCTTGCGTACCAGTCTGCCAATTTTCATCAGCAGGTTATCTAACTCGAGCTAGGTGCAATTTAGTAGAAGGACGAAACGAGAGACTAAATCCGAAAAGTTTCTATCAATCAGCCGAACTAAATTTAAGTTGCATTCCCTTATAGGTCTCTTTTGCGTTAATGCAACGATTCGATCAGTTTTGCAATACCTCAACCAGATGGCACAGCCCTTTGAAATTTGACAAACTGATGCACAAGGGCACAGAGAAGCGATCAGCAAAGTCATCAAACTTTATC
The sequence above is drawn from the Lasioglossum baleicum chromosome 8, iyLasBale1, whole genome shotgun sequence genome and encodes:
- the Hydr2 gene encoding abhydrolase domain-containing protein 2, which codes for MSTALLAVFAVILCILFRILNVNSSPQRPLILCKDQTFLTTILKIAPVIAEPYKPTRLWGFSGHVQTIIHSIIGRVRCPWPIGERVYIGLPDDTTLTYDLYQPLTNDYEDDVTIAICPGICNSSESVYIRTFVHFVQCHGYRCAVLNHVGALPSVKVTAPRIFTYGHTEDYHVMLQSLVEKHPSTKIVCIGFSLGGNLVTKYLGERSLNKLSNIIGGISICQGYNALEGTKFLLNWQNFRRFYLYIMSESVKSIILKHKHVLLSEEVKQKYNLNERDIVSAATLPELDEAYTRKVHNFRSVSEMYKWSSSIFYLDNITTPMVFINALDDPIVPEKLLEPMKEHAKKHPNTIYIELAHGGHLGFYEGGLLYPNPITWLDRTLVSLVGSLTLAHADKSLKAS